One genomic segment of Amycolatopsis sp. Hca4 includes these proteins:
- a CDS encoding uracil-DNA glycosylase: MTARPLQDIVEAGWAKALEPVAPQVAAMGEFLRAEIAAGRTYLPAGEHVLRAFKQPFHDVRVLIVGQDPYPTPGHAVGLSFSVAPDVRPIPKSLINIYKEYVDDLGHPLPSNGDLTPWAEQGVLLLNRSLTVQPGKSNSHQGKGWEAVTEQAIKALAARSEPMVAILWGRNARNLRPMLGDVPCIESAHPSPLSAHNGFFGSRPFSRANQLLEQQGAAPVDWKLP; the protein is encoded by the coding sequence GTGACCGCACGACCGCTGCAGGACATCGTCGAGGCAGGCTGGGCGAAAGCCCTCGAACCGGTGGCGCCGCAGGTCGCCGCGATGGGGGAGTTCCTCCGCGCGGAGATCGCCGCGGGCCGCACCTACCTGCCGGCGGGTGAGCACGTGCTGCGGGCGTTCAAGCAGCCGTTCCACGACGTCCGGGTGCTGATCGTCGGCCAGGACCCGTACCCGACGCCGGGGCACGCGGTCGGCCTGAGCTTCTCGGTCGCGCCCGACGTCCGGCCGATCCCGAAGAGCCTGATCAACATCTACAAGGAGTACGTCGACGACCTCGGCCACCCGCTGCCGTCCAACGGCGACCTGACACCGTGGGCCGAGCAGGGCGTGCTGCTGCTCAACCGGTCGCTGACCGTGCAGCCCGGCAAGTCCAACTCGCACCAGGGCAAGGGCTGGGAAGCGGTCACCGAGCAGGCGATCAAGGCCCTCGCGGCCCGGTCGGAGCCGATGGTGGCGATCCTCTGGGGCCGCAACGCCCGCAACCTGCGCCCGATGCTGGGCGACGTGCCGTGCATCGAGTCCGCGCACCCGAGCCCGCTCTCGGCGCACAACGGCTTCTTCGGGTCCCGGCCGTTCAGCCGGGCCAACCAGCTGCTGGAGCAGCAGGGCGCGGCGCCGGTGGACTGGAAACTTCCCTGA
- a CDS encoding gamma carbonic anhydrase family protein produces the protein MPIYALGDLEPTIHPDAYVHPDATVIGDVRIGALASVWPQTVLRGDHGYIEIGERSNVQDGCVLHCTERHPTILGPSSAIGHAVHVEGATIGTGCLIASGSVVLNGSVIEDGGMVGAGAVLSYGSHVKTGEIALGVPGKVRENKSFGPESIAMVVDSYVERGKRFRAELRRLDPLG, from the coding sequence ATGCCCATCTACGCACTCGGTGATCTCGAACCGACGATCCACCCCGACGCCTACGTCCACCCGGACGCGACGGTCATCGGCGACGTCCGGATCGGCGCGCTCGCGTCCGTCTGGCCGCAGACCGTGCTGCGCGGCGACCACGGCTACATCGAGATCGGCGAGCGGTCGAACGTCCAGGACGGCTGCGTCCTGCACTGCACCGAGCGGCACCCGACGATCCTCGGGCCGTCGTCGGCGATCGGGCACGCGGTGCACGTCGAGGGCGCGACGATCGGGACCGGCTGCCTGATCGCGTCCGGTTCGGTGGTGCTGAACGGCTCGGTGATCGAGGACGGCGGCATGGTCGGCGCGGGCGCGGTGCTGTCCTACGGCTCGCACGTCAAGACCGGCGAGATCGCGCTGGGCGTGCCGGGGAAGGTGCGGGAGAACAAGTCGTTCGGCCCGGAGAGCATCGCCATGGTGGTGGACTCCTACGTCGAGCGAGGCAAGCGGTTCCGGGCCGAGCTGAGGCGGCTCGACCCGCTCGGGTGA
- a CDS encoding glycoside hydrolase family 27 protein: protein MDHAITAKPKTSLLLIFLVVLTWLLSVPVPTPALANGLAGTPPMGWNSWNQVRCHDLTEDVVRRAADALADTGLRDAGYEYVVVDDCWQAATRAADGSLQPDPKRFPHGIADLADYVHSRGLLFGIYAVPGSRTCAMANDAYPASGIGSLGHERQDAETFDRWGVDYLKYDWCYADTVDGLDRKAAFEKMRDELAALPRPIVYAISEYGVSSPWTWARPVANLWRTTDDLFATWDSVLATIDRQAAVAVHSGSPGGWNDPDMLQVGNGTLTADESRAHFSVWAVLNAPLFAGTDPAKLSGTDLATLGNAEAITVDQDFAGSQGRRLAAGPGYQVWGKPLSDGGFAVVLLNTGSTTATVSAVIPGAWNVRDLWAHRDVGTAVSASLRPHAAALLKLTPR, encoded by the coding sequence TTGGATCACGCCATCACCGCCAAGCCGAAAACCAGCCTGCTCCTGATCTTCCTCGTCGTGCTGACGTGGCTGCTCAGCGTGCCCGTGCCCACCCCGGCGCTCGCCAACGGACTGGCCGGGACACCGCCGATGGGCTGGAACAGCTGGAACCAGGTCCGCTGCCACGACCTCACCGAGGACGTGGTGCGCAGGGCCGCCGACGCGCTCGCCGACACCGGCCTGCGTGACGCGGGTTACGAGTACGTCGTCGTCGACGACTGCTGGCAGGCCGCCACCCGGGCCGCCGACGGCTCGCTGCAGCCGGACCCGAAGCGGTTCCCGCACGGCATCGCCGACCTCGCCGACTACGTCCACTCCCGCGGGCTGCTGTTCGGCATCTACGCCGTGCCCGGCAGCCGGACCTGCGCCATGGCGAACGACGCCTACCCGGCGTCCGGCATCGGCTCGCTCGGCCACGAGCGCCAGGACGCCGAGACGTTCGACCGCTGGGGCGTCGACTACCTCAAGTACGACTGGTGCTACGCCGACACCGTCGACGGCCTCGACCGGAAGGCCGCGTTCGAGAAGATGCGCGACGAGCTGGCCGCGTTGCCCCGCCCGATCGTCTACGCGATCTCCGAGTACGGCGTCTCCAGCCCGTGGACCTGGGCGCGGCCGGTGGCGAACCTCTGGCGCACCACCGACGACCTCTTCGCGACCTGGGATTCCGTCCTCGCGACGATCGACCGGCAGGCCGCCGTCGCCGTCCACAGCGGCTCCCCCGGCGGCTGGAACGACCCGGACATGCTGCAGGTCGGCAACGGCACGCTGACCGCCGACGAGTCGCGCGCGCACTTCAGCGTCTGGGCCGTGCTGAACGCGCCGCTGTTCGCGGGCACCGACCCGGCGAAGCTGAGCGGCACCGACCTCGCGACGCTCGGGAACGCCGAGGCCATCACCGTCGACCAGGACTTCGCGGGCAGCCAGGGACGGCGGCTCGCCGCGGGCCCCGGCTACCAGGTGTGGGGAAAACCGTTGAGCGACGGCGGGTTCGCGGTGGTGCTGCTCAACACCGGCAGCACCACCGCAACCGTTTCCGCCGTGATTCCCGGCGCCTGGAACGTCCGGGACCTCTGGGCCCACCGGGACGTCGGCACCGCGGTGAGCGCGTCCCTGCGGCCGCACGCGGCGGCCCTGCTGAAGCTCACCCCGAGGTGA
- a CDS encoding GNAT family N-acetyltransferase produces MRIVPVPYDHPDAAKLMAAVQQVYVERYGSEDATPMSPADFDPPQGLFLVGYQGEEAVACGAWRAHDGPEPDFRPGDAEFKRMYVSDVARGRGFARMILFELERTAALSGRKRAVLETGTKQPEAIALYTSSGYTEIPKFGVYKNEPESRCFGKDLTSG; encoded by the coding sequence GTGAGAATCGTTCCAGTCCCCTACGACCACCCCGACGCGGCCAAGCTCATGGCCGCGGTGCAGCAGGTGTACGTCGAGCGTTACGGCAGCGAAGACGCCACGCCGATGAGCCCCGCGGACTTCGATCCGCCTCAGGGCCTGTTCCTCGTCGGCTACCAGGGCGAGGAAGCCGTCGCCTGCGGGGCGTGGCGCGCCCACGACGGTCCCGAGCCCGACTTCCGGCCGGGTGACGCCGAGTTCAAGCGGATGTACGTCTCCGACGTGGCGCGCGGCCGCGGGTTCGCGCGGATGATCCTGTTCGAGCTGGAACGCACGGCGGCGCTGTCCGGCCGCAAGCGCGCGGTCCTCGAGACCGGGACGAAGCAGCCGGAGGCGATCGCGCTCTACACGTCGTCGGGCTACACCGAGATCCCGAAGTTCGGTGTCTACAAGAACGAGCCGGAGAGCCGCTGCTTCGGCAAGGACCTCACCTCGGGGTGA
- a CDS encoding Lrp/AsnC family transcriptional regulator, giving the protein MVHAYILIQTEVGKAAAVAAEISSIPGVTSSEDVTGPYDVIVRAAADNVDQLGQLVVAKVQNVEGITRTLTCPVVHL; this is encoded by the coding sequence GTGGTCCACGCATACATCCTCATCCAGACCGAGGTCGGCAAGGCGGCCGCGGTGGCTGCCGAGATCTCCAGCATCCCGGGTGTGACCAGCTCGGAGGATGTCACCGGACCGTACGACGTGATCGTCCGCGCCGCCGCCGACAACGTGGACCAGCTGGGCCAGCTCGTGGTCGCGAAGGTGCAGAACGTGGAGGGCATCACGCGGACGCTGACCTGCCCGGTCGTCCACCTCTGA
- a CDS encoding DUF3515 domain-containing protein, with translation MPDSDTGAPPRVVLVTAAALAVALAVAVAVFALTRPSPADSAGPLPLVPVPAPESGSPGCTTLLGAVPAELTSNGASLKVRELASPAPPATVAWGTDDPLVLRCGLNRPPELTPTAQLRLVNKVQWLQVPGEGASTWYVVDREVYAALTVPDTAGTGPLQEISDTVAAKLPARPLRFS, from the coding sequence GTGCCTGATTCCGACACCGGTGCGCCGCCCCGGGTGGTGCTCGTCACCGCGGCCGCGCTCGCCGTGGCGCTGGCGGTCGCCGTCGCCGTGTTCGCCCTGACCCGGCCGTCCCCCGCGGACTCCGCCGGTCCGCTGCCGCTCGTCCCGGTTCCCGCACCCGAGTCGGGGTCGCCGGGCTGCACCACGCTACTGGGCGCGGTCCCGGCGGAGCTGACGTCGAACGGCGCTTCCTTGAAGGTGCGCGAGCTGGCGTCCCCCGCCCCGCCGGCGACGGTGGCCTGGGGCACGGACGACCCGCTGGTCCTGCGCTGCGGCCTCAACCGGCCGCCGGAGCTGACCCCGACGGCGCAGCTGCGGCTGGTGAACAAGGTGCAGTGGCTGCAGGTACCCGGCGAGGGCGCGTCGACGTGGTACGTGGTGGACCGCGAGGTCTACGCGGCGCTGACCGTGCCGGACACCGCCGGCACCGGGCCGCTGCAGGAGATTTCGGACACCGTGGCGGCGAAGCTGCCCGCGCGCCCGCTGCGCTTTTCCTAG
- a CDS encoding D-alanine--D-alanine ligase family protein yields the protein MSEKIRVAVVFGGRSSEHTISCLSAGSVLGHLDPERFEAVPVGITREGRWVLGSGDSAQLAIRGRELPSVDDGKGLVLAGDPSSQGLVAVEPGRESELLSHVDVVFPVLHGAFGEDGTIQGLLELAGIPYVGPGVLASAAAMDKETAKKLLAAEGLPVGTYRALRRDQSTLDEGDRAALGLPVFVKPSRAGSSVGISRVADWAELDAAIGLARATDPKVLVEAAVVGREVECGVLEFPDGRVEASLPAEIRVLSEDEDAWYDFETKYLGDDAELDIPAKLDDALTEKLRAMAVEAFRALDCQGLARVDFFVTEDHELIINEVNTMPGFTTKSAYPKMWEVTGMDYATLLTTLVETAIARGTGLR from the coding sequence ATGAGCGAGAAGATCCGGGTGGCCGTGGTGTTCGGCGGGCGCAGCAGCGAGCACACCATCTCGTGCCTGTCCGCCGGCAGCGTGCTCGGGCACCTCGACCCCGAACGGTTCGAGGCCGTCCCGGTCGGCATCACGCGCGAGGGCCGGTGGGTGCTCGGCTCCGGGGACTCCGCCCAGCTCGCCATCCGCGGCCGCGAACTGCCCTCCGTGGACGACGGCAAGGGGCTCGTGCTCGCCGGCGACCCCTCCAGCCAGGGCCTGGTCGCGGTGGAACCCGGCCGGGAAAGCGAACTGCTGTCCCACGTCGACGTCGTCTTCCCCGTCCTGCACGGCGCCTTCGGCGAGGACGGCACCATCCAGGGGCTCCTCGAGCTCGCCGGCATCCCCTACGTCGGGCCCGGCGTGCTCGCCAGCGCGGCCGCCATGGACAAGGAAACGGCCAAGAAACTGCTTGCCGCCGAAGGGCTTCCGGTCGGGACCTACCGCGCCCTCCGTCGTGACCAGTCCACTTTGGATGAAGGGGACCGGGCCGCGCTCGGGCTGCCCGTGTTCGTCAAGCCGTCGCGAGCCGGCAGTTCCGTCGGGATCTCGCGCGTGGCGGACTGGGCCGAGCTCGACGCGGCCATCGGACTCGCCCGCGCGACCGACCCGAAGGTCCTGGTGGAGGCCGCCGTCGTCGGGCGTGAGGTCGAGTGCGGCGTCCTGGAGTTCCCCGACGGCCGCGTCGAAGCCTCGCTGCCCGCCGAGATCCGGGTGCTGTCGGAGGACGAAGACGCCTGGTACGACTTCGAAACCAAGTACCTCGGCGACGACGCCGAGCTCGACATCCCCGCCAAGCTCGACGACGCACTGACCGAGAAGCTCCGCGCGATGGCCGTCGAAGCCTTCCGGGCGCTGGACTGCCAGGGCCTGGCCCGCGTCGACTTCTTCGTCACCGAAGACCACGAGCTGATCATCAACGAGGTCAACACCATGCCGGGCTTCACCACGAAGTCCGCCTACCCGAAGATGTGGGAGGTCACCGGCATGGACTACGCGACCCTGCTGACCACCCTCGTCGAGACGGCGATCGCCCGCGGAACCGGCCTCCGCTAG
- a CDS encoding PLP-dependent aminotransferase family protein produces the protein MSDTALPVSLDRSAVTPLAVQLADALREAAASGHLRGGDRLPSTRALAGRLGVSRTVTSAAYEQLHAEGWIAGRHGSGTYVTTPPSFSASEVPAPAVPTPEAATPSLLDLGPGTPWAAGLDRAAWRRAWRAAADPEPLVRAHRAGLPEYRAAVSEHLLRHRGLAAGSVLATGGTTAAVVELAAAVLERGDVVAVEEPGYQRAVQAFRRAGMRVVGVPVDLEGLRPDAIPEGARAVYCSPAHQYPMGSRLSAARRVSLVERARSSGMLVIEDDYDGELRFDVAPLPMLASLAPDVVAHLGTTSKILTPTLGAGWMVAPEAITSAVLAYRDLTGTRPSPAGQRVLYEFARNGDLGRHLRKLRREMAERRSLLAGALSAADIPVRGDDAGAHLVVPFPSAEVEASVIASAERRGIRLDGLARHFAGAPSAFGVAIGYAGCAREALVAALPTLVALLR, from the coding sequence GTGTCCGACACCGCGCTCCCGGTGAGCCTCGACCGTTCGGCGGTGACCCCGCTGGCCGTCCAGCTGGCCGACGCGCTGCGCGAAGCGGCGGCGAGCGGCCACCTGCGCGGCGGCGACCGGCTGCCCTCGACGCGGGCACTGGCCGGGCGGCTCGGCGTCAGCCGCACGGTGACGTCGGCGGCGTATGAGCAGCTGCACGCCGAAGGCTGGATCGCCGGGCGGCACGGCTCCGGCACGTACGTGACGACCCCACCGTCGTTCTCCGCTTCCGAGGTCCCCGCGCCCGCCGTGCCGACGCCCGAGGCCGCCACGCCGTCGCTGCTGGACCTGGGCCCGGGCACGCCGTGGGCGGCGGGGCTGGACCGGGCGGCCTGGCGCCGCGCGTGGCGAGCGGCGGCGGACCCGGAACCGCTGGTCCGCGCCCACCGGGCCGGGCTGCCGGAGTACCGCGCGGCGGTGTCGGAGCACCTGCTGCGCCACCGCGGCCTCGCGGCGGGTTCGGTACTGGCCACCGGCGGCACGACGGCGGCGGTGGTGGAGCTGGCCGCGGCGGTGCTGGAACGCGGGGATGTCGTCGCCGTCGAGGAGCCCGGCTACCAGCGGGCGGTCCAGGCGTTCCGGCGCGCGGGCATGCGCGTGGTCGGCGTGCCGGTGGACCTCGAAGGGCTGCGGCCGGACGCGATCCCGGAGGGCGCGCGGGCGGTGTACTGCTCGCCGGCGCACCAGTACCCGATGGGCAGCAGGCTGAGCGCGGCCCGGCGGGTCTCGCTGGTCGAGCGCGCCCGATCGTCGGGGATGCTGGTCATCGAGGACGACTACGACGGCGAGCTGCGGTTCGACGTGGCACCGCTGCCGATGCTGGCGTCGCTGGCCCCGGACGTCGTGGCGCACCTGGGGACGACGTCGAAGATCCTCACCCCGACGCTGGGCGCGGGCTGGATGGTGGCGCCGGAGGCGATCACCTCGGCGGTCCTGGCGTACCGCGACCTGACCGGAACCCGGCCGTCCCCGGCGGGACAGCGGGTGCTGTACGAGTTCGCGCGCAACGGCGACCTGGGCCGTCACCTGCGCAAACTGCGCCGCGAGATGGCGGAGAGGCGATCACTGCTGGCGGGCGCGCTGTCGGCCGCGGACATCCCGGTCCGCGGCGACGACGCGGGGGCGCACCTGGTGGTGCCGTTCCCGTCGGCCGAAGTGGAGGCGTCGGTGATCGCTTCCGCCGAGCGGCGGGGGATCCGGCTGGACGGGCTGGCGCGGCACTTCGCCGGAGCGCCGTCGGCGTTCGGGGTGGCGATCGGGTACGCGGGGTGTGCGCGGGAGGCGTTGGTGGCGGCTCTGCCGACGCTGGTGGCGTTGCTGCGCTGA
- a CDS encoding pyridoxamine 5'-phosphate oxidase family protein: MLSTTPRTTLGRKKHRAVTDRSALHAVLDEGLICHLGVVRDGVPLVLPTGYGRDGDTLYLHGSTGAASLRTAAHGVDVCVTVTLLDGIVYSRSVNNHSMNYRSAVILGQAKPVLDAEAKLHGLKVLTDHLAPGSWQHAREVNAKEFAAVSVLALDLAEASVKMRAEGPDDEPEDVEADTAWAGVLPVRTVYGVPEPSADLSPGWTTPPHVTARAATGR; the protein is encoded by the coding sequence ATGTTGTCGACCACGCCCCGCACCACGCTCGGCCGCAAGAAGCACCGCGCCGTCACCGACCGGTCCGCACTGCACGCGGTCCTCGACGAAGGCCTGATCTGCCACCTCGGGGTGGTCCGCGACGGCGTGCCGCTGGTCCTCCCGACCGGCTACGGCCGCGACGGCGACACGCTCTACCTGCACGGGTCGACCGGCGCGGCCAGCCTCCGCACCGCCGCGCACGGCGTCGACGTCTGCGTGACGGTGACGCTGCTCGACGGCATCGTCTATTCGCGCTCGGTCAACAACCACTCGATGAACTACCGCAGCGCCGTCATCCTCGGCCAGGCGAAGCCGGTCCTCGACGCCGAAGCGAAGCTGCACGGCCTGAAGGTGCTCACCGACCACCTCGCACCGGGCTCGTGGCAGCACGCGCGCGAGGTCAACGCCAAGGAGTTCGCCGCGGTGTCGGTGCTCGCGCTGGACCTCGCCGAGGCGTCGGTGAAGATGCGGGCCGAGGGCCCGGACGACGAGCCCGAAGACGTCGAGGCGGACACGGCCTGGGCGGGTGTCCTCCCGGTGCGGACGGTCTACGGCGTGCCCGAGCCGTCCGCAGACCTCTCCCCCGGCTGGACGACCCCGCCGCACGTCACCGCGCGAGCGGCAACCGGACGGTGA
- a CDS encoding cell wall metabolism sensor histidine kinase WalK: protein MKGLFTRWYGAWRRTRLGTRITLGLGALALVVFAAVGVTTVGIMHGYLDRRLDEQLSKSQNTQLPLLRETHGSPQSVYSWYSALYKVQDGVAVPEPGGRLPGDAKQLAKIAAEAVSGDVTRNIYLRDDGPYRVRACPVDTDSVLLSAAPQQDLDATVRQLVWVEVGAFALALAVLVVVGRLVLRRGLRPLADMAGTAHDIATHDLTVNPDLPVRAAGTGGGAEVDELRTAFNVMLAHIDTSLAAKTAATERLRRFVADASHELRTPLTSIRGYADLFRYAAANEPAEREAHLAKIREETARMTVLVDDLLLLARLDARAAETPLRPERLDLAELAGDAADAFAAGRPDHPLTSALSAAFVHADPVRLRQVLDNLLANAAVHTPPGTAVHVSVTASDGEAVVQVTDTGPGIAAEDRERIFDRFFRVDDSRTRGNGGTGLGLSVVQSLVTAHGGTVSVASGSGRTTFTVRLPLAR, encoded by the coding sequence GTGAAGGGCCTCTTCACCCGGTGGTACGGCGCCTGGCGGCGCACCCGGCTGGGCACCCGGATCACCCTCGGCCTCGGCGCGCTCGCGCTGGTGGTGTTCGCGGCCGTGGGCGTCACGACGGTCGGGATCATGCACGGCTACCTCGACCGGCGGCTCGACGAGCAGCTGTCCAAGAGCCAGAACACCCAGCTGCCGCTGCTGCGCGAAACGCACGGCTCGCCGCAGTCGGTGTACTCGTGGTACTCGGCGCTCTACAAAGTGCAGGACGGAGTCGCCGTCCCCGAGCCCGGCGGCCGGCTGCCGGGCGATGCCAAGCAACTGGCGAAGATCGCCGCCGAGGCGGTGAGCGGGGACGTCACCCGGAACATCTACCTGCGCGACGACGGCCCGTACCGGGTGCGCGCCTGCCCGGTGGACACCGACTCGGTGCTGCTGTCGGCGGCGCCGCAGCAGGACCTCGACGCCACGGTCCGGCAGCTGGTCTGGGTCGAGGTCGGCGCGTTCGCGCTCGCGCTGGCCGTGCTGGTGGTCGTGGGACGGCTGGTGCTGCGCCGCGGCCTGCGCCCGCTGGCCGACATGGCGGGCACCGCGCACGACATCGCCACCCACGACCTCACCGTGAACCCGGACCTGCCGGTGCGCGCGGCGGGCACCGGCGGCGGCGCCGAAGTCGACGAGCTGCGGACGGCGTTCAACGTGATGCTGGCCCACATCGACACGTCACTGGCCGCGAAGACCGCGGCCACCGAGCGGCTGCGGCGGTTCGTCGCGGACGCCTCCCACGAGCTGCGGACCCCGCTGACGTCGATCCGCGGGTACGCCGACCTCTTCCGCTACGCCGCGGCGAACGAGCCGGCCGAGCGGGAGGCGCACCTGGCGAAGATCCGCGAGGAGACCGCGCGGATGACCGTGCTCGTCGACGACCTCCTGCTGCTGGCCCGGCTCGACGCGCGGGCCGCCGAGACGCCGCTGCGGCCCGAACGCCTCGACCTGGCCGAGCTGGCCGGTGACGCGGCGGACGCGTTCGCCGCCGGGCGGCCGGACCACCCGCTCACTTCGGCGCTTTCGGCGGCGTTCGTGCACGCCGACCCGGTGCGGCTGCGCCAGGTGCTGGACAACCTGCTGGCCAACGCGGCCGTGCACACCCCGCCCGGGACGGCGGTGCACGTGTCGGTGACCGCTTCGGACGGCGAGGCCGTCGTGCAGGTGACCGACACCGGGCCGGGCATCGCGGCGGAGGACCGGGAGCGGATCTTCGACCGGTTCTTCCGCGTCGACGACTCCCGCACCCGCGGCAACGGCGGCACCGGGCTCGGGCTGTCGGTGGTCCAGTCCCTGGTGACCGCGCACGGCGGCACGGTCTCGGTGGCGTCCGGGTCCGGCCGGACCACGTTCACCGTCCGGTTGCCGCTCGCGCGGTGA
- a CDS encoding response regulator transcription factor gives MQTPDPVRLLVVDDEPHIADLVATVARYEGWQAVTAGTGQAALSRAAEFGPDIVVLDLMLPDFDGFTVLDRLRAGGNAVPVVFLTAKDATADRIAGLTRGGDDYLVKPFSVEELMARLRAVLRRSAGVAHQPEARGAVLRVGDLTLDEDTREVRRGDVLAELTPTEYELLRYLMRRSPAVLTKAQILDHVWEYDFGGRSNVVELVISHLRRKVDAGDGEPLIHTVRGVGYVVRQAHR, from the coding sequence GTGCAGACTCCCGACCCCGTGCGCCTGCTCGTCGTCGACGACGAGCCGCACATCGCCGACCTCGTCGCCACCGTCGCCCGGTACGAGGGCTGGCAGGCGGTCACGGCCGGCACCGGGCAGGCCGCGCTGAGCCGGGCCGCGGAGTTCGGGCCGGACATCGTCGTGCTCGACCTGATGCTGCCCGACTTCGACGGCTTCACCGTGCTGGACCGGCTGCGGGCGGGCGGCAACGCGGTGCCCGTGGTGTTCCTCACGGCCAAGGACGCGACGGCCGACCGGATCGCCGGGCTCACCCGCGGGGGTGACGACTACCTCGTCAAGCCGTTCTCGGTCGAGGAGCTGATGGCGCGGCTGCGGGCGGTGCTGCGGCGCAGTGCCGGGGTCGCGCACCAGCCCGAGGCCCGCGGGGCCGTGCTGCGCGTCGGCGACCTCACCCTGGACGAGGACACCCGCGAGGTCCGCCGCGGCGACGTCCTGGCCGAGCTGACCCCGACCGAGTACGAGCTGCTGCGCTACCTCATGCGCCGCTCGCCCGCGGTGCTGACCAAGGCGCAGATCCTCGACCACGTCTGGGAGTACGACTTCGGCGGCCGGTCCAATGTGGTCGAACTGGTGATCTCGCACCTGCGGCGCAAGGTCGACGCGGGTGACGGCGAACCGCTGATCCACACCGTCCGCGGCGTCGGGTACGTCGTGCGGCAGGCGCACCGGTGA
- a CDS encoding ferric reductase-like transmembrane domain-containing protein, with product MTQTAEAARPAIRPRIAAKSGLFLFLGANVAAVTVLFVQAGVSQNVLITIGRLAGLYGALAMAFQLLLVARLPWLDRRLGMDRLTTWHRWTGFTILWTLLAHLVFITMGYAEVSDKGVVDELVEMADTLEGILRALVAFAVILIVGAASAKFARKRLAYETWHFIHLYTYAAVLLAFTHQIALGQSFAGSEPAKAYWWTLWLGAGAAVLAGRVVLPLWRNLRHQLRVTAVVSESPDVVSVYMSGKHLDKMPAKAGQFFLWRFLTKDRWWQANPFSLSAAPDGRSLRLTAKALGDSSAGLRNLRVGTRVFAEGPYGAFTTIHQRRPNALLVAGGVGITPIRALLEDIDGHVVVLYRVRSQADAVLLPELNELAKARGASVSVLTGPDQAVGPRGVMLGPANLHMMVPDVHERDVFVCGPPGMTSAVLRSLRELRVPGSQVHAERFSLAA from the coding sequence ATGACGCAGACCGCCGAGGCCGCGCGCCCGGCGATCCGCCCCCGGATCGCCGCGAAATCCGGCCTTTTCCTCTTCCTCGGCGCCAACGTGGCCGCCGTCACCGTCCTGTTCGTGCAGGCCGGGGTGTCGCAGAACGTGCTGATCACGATCGGCAGGCTGGCCGGCCTCTACGGCGCGCTGGCGATGGCGTTCCAGCTGCTGCTGGTGGCCCGGCTGCCCTGGCTGGACCGGCGGCTCGGGATGGACCGGCTGACCACCTGGCACCGCTGGACCGGCTTCACGATCCTTTGGACGCTGCTGGCGCACCTGGTGTTCATCACCATGGGCTACGCGGAAGTCTCGGACAAGGGCGTCGTCGACGAGCTGGTCGAGATGGCCGACACGCTCGAAGGGATCCTGCGGGCGCTGGTCGCCTTCGCGGTGATCCTCATCGTCGGGGCCGCTTCGGCGAAGTTCGCGCGCAAGCGGCTGGCCTACGAGACGTGGCACTTCATCCACCTCTACACCTACGCCGCGGTGCTGCTGGCCTTCACCCACCAGATCGCGCTGGGCCAGTCGTTCGCCGGCTCGGAACCGGCGAAGGCGTACTGGTGGACGCTGTGGCTCGGGGCCGGCGCGGCCGTGCTCGCCGGGCGGGTCGTGCTGCCGCTGTGGCGGAACCTGCGCCACCAGCTGCGGGTCACGGCCGTGGTGTCCGAGTCACCGGACGTCGTTTCGGTGTACATGTCCGGCAAGCACCTGGACAAGATGCCGGCCAAGGCGGGGCAGTTCTTCCTGTGGCGGTTCCTGACCAAAGACCGGTGGTGGCAGGCCAATCCCTTCTCCCTGTCGGCCGCGCCCGACGGCCGTTCCCTGCGGCTGACGGCGAAGGCGCTCGGGGACTCCAGCGCCGGGCTGCGCAACCTGCGCGTCGGGACGCGCGTGTTCGCCGAAGGCCCGTACGGCGCCTTCACGACGATCCACCAGCGGCGGCCCAACGCGCTGCTCGTCGCGGGCGGGGTCGGGATCACGCCGATCCGCGCGCTGCTGGAGGACATCGACGGCCACGTCGTCGTGCTGTACCGGGTGCGGTCGCAGGCGGACGCGGTGCTGCTGCCGGAGCTGAACGAGCTGGCCAAGGCCCGCGGCGCCAGCGTCAGCGTCCTCACCGGACCGGACCAGGCGGTCGGGCCGCGCGGGGTGATGCTCGGGCCGGCGAACCTGCACATGATGGTGCCGGACGTGCACGAGCGGGACGTGTTCGTCTGCGGCCCGCCGGGGATGACGTCCGCGGTGCTGCGCAGCCTGCGCGAGCTGCGCGTGCCGGGTTCCCAGGTCCACGCCGAACGTTTCAGCCTCGCGGCCTAG